A portion of the Streptomyces sp. YPW6 genome contains these proteins:
- a CDS encoding DUF3097 domain-containing protein, with product MRSYQPDLTPPWKRSAPVPEVPAEPDLVVEEVATGFCGAVIRCEKTAQGPTVTLEDRFGKHRVFPMEPRGFLLEGKVVTLVRPGPGGPARPTRTASGSVAVPGARARVARAGRIYVEGRHDAELVERVWGDDLRIEGVVVEYLEGIDDLPAIVGEFGPGPDARLGVLVDHLVPGSKESRIADRVTGDHVLVVGHPYIDVWEAVKPSSVGIDTWPVVPRGQDWKTGVCRALGWPENTGAAWQHILSKVRSYKDLEPQLLGRVEELIDFVTLPD from the coding sequence ATGCGCAGCTACCAGCCGGACCTGACCCCGCCGTGGAAGCGGTCCGCCCCCGTGCCCGAGGTGCCCGCCGAACCCGATCTGGTCGTGGAGGAGGTCGCCACCGGCTTCTGCGGGGCGGTGATCCGCTGCGAGAAGACGGCCCAGGGGCCGACGGTGACCCTGGAGGACCGGTTCGGCAAGCACCGGGTGTTCCCGATGGAACCGCGCGGCTTCCTGCTGGAGGGCAAGGTCGTCACCCTGGTGCGCCCGGGTCCCGGAGGTCCCGCGCGTCCCACGCGTACGGCCTCCGGTTCGGTGGCGGTGCCCGGCGCGCGGGCCCGGGTGGCACGGGCCGGGCGGATCTATGTGGAGGGCCGGCACGACGCGGAGCTGGTGGAGCGGGTGTGGGGGGACGACCTGCGCATCGAGGGCGTGGTCGTGGAGTACCTGGAGGGCATCGACGACCTTCCGGCGATCGTCGGGGAGTTCGGGCCGGGACCGGACGCCCGGCTCGGGGTGCTGGTGGACCATCTGGTGCCCGGCTCCAAGGAGTCCCGGATCGCCGACCGGGTGACCGGTGACCACGTGCTGGTGGTGGGGCACCCGTACATCGACGTGTGGGAGGCGGTGAAGCCGTCGTCGGTGGGGATCGACACCTGGCCGGTGGTGCCGAGGGGGCAGGACTGGAAGACGGGGGTGTGCCGGGCTCTGGGGTGGCCGGAGAACACCGGGGCGGCCTGGCAGCACATTCTGTCGAAGGTCCGCAGCTACAAGGACCTGGAACCCCAACTGCTGGGCCGAGTGGAGGAATTGATCGACTTCGTCACCCTTCCGGACTGA
- a CDS encoding MBL fold metallo-hydrolase: protein MDVAWEDFGWERLGDGVGRRRLPGWDATVALVAGAEGVLLFDTGSTLREGVELRRQAEALLGRRVTHIALSHPHFDHVLGAAAFAGVRVYGSAGLTALLRNGEQGLYADAVRHGVPEDEAARSAGTLVVPHEEVRGERALDLGGGRRVLLAGLGPAHSGHDLAVLVPGSEGEPPVVLCGDLVEESGEPQAGTDAVPARWPAALERLLELGGEDALYVPGHGAVVDAAFVRAQRAALAERFAAG, encoded by the coding sequence ATGGACGTCGCTTGGGAAGACTTCGGGTGGGAGCGGTTGGGCGACGGCGTCGGCCGGCGGCGGCTCCCCGGCTGGGACGCCACCGTGGCGCTGGTCGCCGGGGCGGAGGGGGTGCTGCTGTTCGACACGGGGTCGACGCTGCGCGAGGGCGTGGAGCTGCGGCGGCAGGCCGAGGCGCTGCTCGGCCGCAGGGTGACGCATATCGCACTGAGTCATCCCCATTTCGATCATGTGCTGGGCGCGGCGGCGTTCGCCGGGGTCCGGGTGTACGGCTCGGCGGGGCTCACCGCCCTGCTGCGGAACGGGGAGCAGGGGCTGTACGCGGACGCCGTGCGGCACGGCGTCCCGGAGGACGAGGCGGCCCGGTCGGCCGGCACGCTGGTGGTCCCGCACGAGGAGGTGCGCGGCGAGCGGGCGCTCGATCTGGGCGGCGGCCGCCGGGTACTGCTGGCCGGTCTGGGTCCGGCCCACAGCGGCCACGACCTCGCGGTGCTGGTGCCGGGCTCGGAGGGCGAGCCCCCGGTGGTGCTCTGCGGCGACCTGGTCGAGGAGTCGGGCGAGCCGCAGGCGGGCACGGACGCGGTCCCCGCGCGGTGGCCCGCCGCGCTGGAGAGGCTGCTGGAGCTGGGCGGCGAGGACGCGCTGTACGTGCCGGGGCACGGGGCGGTGGTGGACGCGGCGTTCGTCCGGGCGCAACGGGCGGCGCTGGCGGAGCGGTTCGCGGCGGGGTGA
- the hrcA gene encoding heat-inducible transcriptional repressor HrcA: MLSERRLEVLRAIVQDYVGTEEPVGSKALTERHRLGVSPATVRNDMAVLEDEGFIAQPHTSAGRIPTDKGYRLFVDKLAGVKPLSSPERRAIQNFLDGAVDLDDVVGRTVRLLAQLTRQVAVVQYPSLTRSTVRHVELLSLAPARLMLVLITDTGRVEQRMIDCPAPFGEASLADLRARLNSRVVGRRFADVPRLVQELPESFDSEDRGTVSTVLSTLLETLVEETEERLMIGGTSNLTRFGHDFPVMIRPVLEALEEQVVLLKLLGEATDSGMTVRIGHENAHEGLNSTSVVAVGYGSGDEAVAKLGVVGPTRMDYPGTMGAVRAVARYVGQILAES, from the coding sequence ATGCTCAGCGAACGCAGACTCGAAGTGCTGCGCGCCATCGTCCAGGACTACGTCGGCACCGAGGAGCCCGTCGGTTCCAAGGCGCTGACCGAGCGGCACCGGCTGGGGGTCTCCCCGGCCACCGTCCGCAACGACATGGCGGTGCTGGAGGACGAGGGCTTCATCGCCCAGCCGCACACGAGCGCGGGGCGCATCCCCACCGACAAGGGGTACCGCCTCTTCGTCGACAAGCTCGCGGGCGTCAAGCCGCTCTCCTCGCCCGAGCGCCGGGCCATCCAGAACTTCCTCGACGGCGCGGTCGACCTCGACGACGTGGTCGGGCGGACCGTGCGGCTGCTCGCGCAGCTGACCCGGCAGGTCGCCGTCGTGCAGTACCCCTCGCTGACCCGTTCGACGGTGCGGCACGTGGAGCTGCTGTCGCTCGCCCCCGCCCGGCTGATGCTCGTCCTGATCACGGACACCGGCCGCGTCGAGCAGCGTATGATCGACTGCCCTGCGCCGTTCGGTGAGGCATCGCTCGCGGATCTGCGGGCCCGGCTCAACAGCCGGGTCGTCGGACGCCGCTTCGCGGATGTCCCGCGCCTGGTGCAGGAGCTGCCAGAATCCTTCGACAGCGAGGACCGGGGGACGGTTTCCACGGTTCTTTCCACCCTCCTCGAAACCCTGGTCGAGGAGACGGAGGAGCGGCTGATGATCGGCGGCACCTCCAACCTCACCCGCTTCGGACACGACTTCCCGGTGATGATCCGGCCGGTGCTGGAAGCACTGGAGGAGCAGGTCGTCCTGCTGAAGCTGCTCGGTGAGGCCACGGACTCCGGCATGACCGTACGGATCGGGCACGAGAACGCCCACGAGGGGCTCAACTCCACGTCCGTCGTCGCGGTCGGCTACGGTTCGGGCGACGAGGCAGTCGCCAAACTCGGCGTGGTCGGACCGACCCGCATGGACTACCCCGGAACGATGGGAGCGGTACGCGCAGTGGCACGTTACGTCGGACAGATCCTGGCGGAGTCGTAA
- the dnaJ gene encoding molecular chaperone DnaJ: MATDYYAVLGVRRDASQDEIKKAFRRLARELHPDVNPDPKTQERFKEINAAYEVLADPQKKQVYDLGGDPLSGNGGGGGAGGFGAGGFGNFSDIMDAFFGNAAQRGPRSRTRRGQDAMIRLEIDLNEAAFGTTKDIQVDTAVVCNTCSGEGAAPGTSAQTCDMCRGRGEVSQVTRSFLGQVMTSRPCPQCQGFGTVVPTPCPECAGDGRIRSRRTLTVKIPAGVDNGTRIQLAGEGEVGPGGGPAGDLYVEIHELPHSVFQRRGDDLHCTVTIPMTAAALGTKCPLETLDGLEEIDIRPGTQSGQSVPLHGRGITHLRGGGRGDLIVHVEVITPSKLDPEQERLLRELAKLRGEERPLGQFQPGQQGLFSRLKDAFNGR; the protein is encoded by the coding sequence GTGGCCACGGACTACTACGCCGTACTCGGCGTGCGCCGCGACGCATCTCAGGACGAGATCAAGAAGGCATTCCGTCGGCTCGCCCGCGAGCTGCACCCGGATGTCAACCCGGACCCGAAGACCCAGGAGCGGTTCAAGGAGATCAACGCCGCTTACGAGGTGCTCGCCGACCCGCAGAAGAAGCAGGTCTACGACCTCGGCGGCGACCCGCTCTCCGGTAACGGCGGCGGCGGTGGCGCGGGCGGTTTCGGAGCCGGCGGCTTCGGCAACTTCTCCGACATCATGGACGCCTTCTTCGGCAACGCCGCGCAGCGCGGGCCCCGTTCGCGGACCCGGCGCGGCCAGGACGCCATGATCCGGCTGGAGATCGACCTCAACGAGGCGGCCTTCGGCACCACCAAGGACATCCAGGTCGACACGGCCGTCGTCTGCAACACCTGCAGCGGCGAGGGCGCGGCCCCCGGCACCTCCGCCCAGACCTGCGACATGTGCCGCGGACGCGGCGAGGTCTCGCAGGTCACCCGGTCCTTCCTTGGCCAGGTCATGACCTCGCGGCCCTGCCCGCAGTGTCAGGGCTTCGGTACGGTCGTGCCCACCCCGTGCCCGGAGTGCGCCGGAGACGGCCGTATCCGCTCGCGGCGGACGCTCACGGTCAAGATCCCGGCCGGCGTCGACAACGGCACCCGCATCCAGCTCGCCGGAGAGGGCGAGGTCGGCCCCGGCGGCGGCCCGGCCGGCGACCTGTACGTGGAGATCCACGAGCTGCCGCACTCCGTCTTCCAACGGCGCGGCGACGACCTGCACTGCACGGTCACCATCCCCATGACGGCAGCGGCCCTCGGCACCAAGTGCCCGCTGGAGACGCTGGACGGCCTGGAGGAGATCGACATCCGGCCCGGCACCCAGTCCGGCCAGTCCGTCCCCCTGCACGGGCGCGGGATCACGCATCTGCGCGGCGGCGGCCGGGGCGACCTGATCGTCCACGTCGAGGTGATCACCCCGTCCAAGCTCGACCCCGAGCAGGAGCGGCTGCTGCGGGAGCTGGCCAAGCTCCGCGGCGAGGAACGACCCCTGGGTCAGTTCCAGCCAGGTCAGCAGGGCCTCTTCTCCCGTCTGAAGGACGCGTTCAACGGCCGCTGA
- a CDS encoding nitronate monooxygenase: MSSALTDLCRYPIVQAPMAGGASGPQLAGAVAEAGGLGFLAAGYKTADGMYNEIKQLRRLTAGPFGVNLFMPQPALADPSAVEVYRHQLAGEAAWYETPLGDPDGSGDDAYEAKVAILLDDPVPVVSFTFGCPTRDTLDAFARAGTHTIVTVTSAEEAQSAQWAGADTVCVQGVEAGGHQSTHRDDPQLDQTGTGLLSLVAQVRETVQIPIVATGGLMRGSQIAAVIAAGADAAQFGTAFLICPESGAHLLHKQALTNPLFVRTELTRAFSGRPARGLVNRFVREHGPYAPAAYPQVHYVTSGLRQAAARTGDAQGMALWAGQGHRMARELPAGELTELLAAELEAARAALSMRSPR, translated from the coding sequence ATGTCCTCCGCGTTGACCGATCTCTGCCGGTATCCGATCGTGCAGGCCCCCATGGCGGGCGGCGCGTCCGGACCCCAGCTCGCCGGGGCCGTCGCCGAAGCCGGCGGGCTCGGATTCCTGGCCGCCGGGTACAAGACGGCGGACGGGATGTACAACGAGATCAAACAGCTCCGCCGGCTCACCGCCGGCCCGTTCGGCGTCAACCTCTTCATGCCGCAGCCCGCGCTCGCCGACCCCAGCGCCGTCGAGGTCTACCGCCACCAGCTCGCCGGCGAGGCCGCCTGGTACGAGACCCCGCTCGGCGACCCGGACGGCAGCGGCGACGACGCCTACGAGGCGAAGGTCGCGATCCTGCTGGACGATCCGGTCCCGGTCGTCTCCTTCACCTTCGGCTGCCCCACCCGCGACACGCTCGACGCCTTCGCCCGCGCCGGTACGCACACCATCGTCACGGTCACCTCCGCCGAGGAGGCCCAGAGCGCCCAGTGGGCGGGCGCCGACACCGTCTGCGTCCAGGGTGTCGAGGCGGGCGGCCACCAGTCCACCCACCGCGACGACCCGCAGCTCGACCAGACCGGCACCGGGCTGCTCTCCCTCGTCGCCCAGGTCCGCGAGACCGTGCAGATCCCGATCGTCGCCACCGGCGGCCTGATGCGCGGTTCCCAGATCGCCGCCGTCATCGCGGCGGGCGCGGACGCCGCCCAGTTCGGCACCGCCTTCCTGATCTGCCCCGAGTCCGGCGCGCACCTCCTGCACAAGCAGGCCCTGACCAACCCCCTGTTCGTCCGCACCGAACTGACCCGTGCCTTCTCCGGGCGGCCCGCCCGCGGCCTGGTGAACCGCTTCGTCCGCGAACACGGCCCGTACGCCCCCGCCGCCTACCCCCAGGTCCACTACGTCACCAGCGGGCTGCGCCAGGCCGCCGCCAGGACCGGGGACGCCCAGGGCATGGCCCTGTGGGCCGGACAGGGCCACCGGATGGCCCGCGAACTGCCCGCAGGCGAGCTGACCGAGCTGCTCGCCGCCGAACTGGAGGCCGCCAGGGCGGCCCTGAGCATGAGGAGCCCCCGGTGA
- a CDS encoding 16S rRNA (uracil(1498)-N(3))-methyltransferase, translating into MTAPVFVVERMPTGTEFVLEGPEGRHAVSVKRLQPGEDVVLTDGHGHWAEGVVRAAEGKDRLTVALRAGVREEPEPTPRITVVQALPKGDRGELAVETMTETGVDAIVPWQAARCITQWKGERGAKALAKWRSTAREAGKQSRRVRFPEVAEAMTTKQVAALLAGADFAGVLHEDRDHDSTPLATAGLPAEGSIVLVVGPEGGVSPQELTAFAEAGARPYRLGRSVLRTSTAGTAATALLLGRTGRWG; encoded by the coding sequence GTGACCGCACCGGTCTTCGTCGTCGAACGGATGCCCACCGGAACGGAGTTCGTCCTGGAGGGCCCCGAGGGGCGGCACGCCGTCTCCGTCAAGCGGCTCCAGCCGGGCGAGGACGTCGTCCTGACCGACGGGCACGGCCACTGGGCCGAGGGCGTGGTCCGCGCCGCCGAGGGCAAGGACCGCCTCACCGTCGCGCTCCGGGCGGGCGTCCGGGAGGAGCCCGAGCCCACGCCCCGGATCACCGTCGTCCAGGCCCTCCCCAAGGGCGACCGGGGCGAGCTGGCCGTCGAGACGATGACCGAGACCGGCGTGGACGCGATCGTGCCCTGGCAGGCCGCCCGCTGCATCACCCAGTGGAAGGGCGAGCGGGGCGCGAAGGCCCTGGCGAAGTGGCGCAGCACCGCCCGGGAGGCGGGCAAGCAGTCCCGCCGGGTGCGCTTCCCCGAGGTGGCCGAGGCCATGACGACCAAGCAGGTCGCGGCCCTGCTCGCCGGAGCCGACTTCGCGGGGGTGCTCCACGAGGACCGCGACCACGACAGCACCCCGCTGGCCACCGCCGGACTCCCGGCCGAGGGCTCGATCGTGCTCGTCGTCGGCCCCGAGGGCGGCGTCTCCCCGCAGGAACTGACCGCCTTCGCCGAGGCGGGCGCCCGCCCCTACCGGCTCGGCCGCAGTGTGCTGCGCACGTCCACGGCGGGGACGGCGGCGACGGCGCTGCTGCTGGGACGTACGGGCCGCTGGGGGTGA
- a CDS encoding histidine triad nucleotide-binding protein — translation MAGEPQSDCLFCKIVSGDIPATIVRESDTTVAFRDINPQAPTHVLVIPKVHYPDAASLAAAEPKIAADILTEAGAVAADEKIDSTGYRVVFNTGSGAGQTVFHAHAHVLGGRGLQWPPG, via the coding sequence ATGGCGGGAGAGCCGCAGTCCGACTGCCTGTTCTGCAAGATCGTCTCGGGGGACATCCCGGCGACCATCGTCCGCGAGAGCGACACCACCGTCGCCTTCCGCGACATCAACCCGCAGGCCCCCACCCACGTCCTGGTCATCCCCAAGGTCCACTACCCCGACGCCGCCTCCCTCGCCGCCGCCGAACCGAAGATCGCCGCCGACATACTGACCGAGGCCGGCGCGGTCGCCGCCGACGAGAAGATCGACTCCACCGGCTACCGGGTCGTCTTCAACACCGGATCCGGCGCCGGCCAGACCGTCTTCCACGCCCACGCCCACGTGCTGGGCGGCCGCGGCCTCCAGTGGCCCCCCGGATAG
- a CDS encoding ribonuclease Z: MSVRELVVLGTASQVPTRHRNHNGYLLRWDGEGILFDPGEGTQRQMLRAGVAAHDLHRICVTHFHGDHSLGLAGVIQRINLDQVPHPVTAHYPASGQHFFDRLRYATAYRETVELAQAPVAGDGAVLAATPAYTLDSRKLSHPVESYGYRLTEPDSRRMLPALLTEHGIAGPDVGRLQREGSLRGVTLEQVSEHRRGQRFAFIMDTRLCDGVYALAEGCDMLVIESTFLDEDEKLAVDHGHLTAGQAARVAKDAGVRHLVLTHFSQRYNDPEAFETQARAAGFDGELTVAQDLIRVPVPTRHHP; the protein is encoded by the coding sequence ATGTCCGTACGCGAGCTGGTGGTGCTCGGCACCGCCAGCCAGGTCCCCACCCGGCACCGCAACCACAACGGCTATCTGCTGCGCTGGGACGGGGAAGGCATCCTCTTCGACCCCGGCGAGGGCACCCAGCGCCAGATGCTGCGGGCCGGGGTCGCCGCGCACGACCTCCACCGGATCTGCGTCACCCACTTCCACGGCGACCACTCCCTGGGGCTCGCCGGGGTGATCCAGCGGATCAACCTGGACCAGGTGCCGCACCCGGTGACCGCCCACTACCCGGCGAGCGGGCAGCACTTCTTCGACCGGCTGCGGTACGCCACGGCGTACCGCGAGACCGTCGAGCTGGCTCAGGCCCCGGTCGCCGGGGACGGCGCGGTCCTCGCCGCAACCCCCGCGTACACCCTGGACAGCAGGAAGCTCTCGCACCCCGTCGAGTCGTACGGCTACCGCCTCACCGAGCCCGACTCCCGCCGCATGCTGCCCGCCCTCCTCACGGAGCACGGCATCGCCGGACCGGACGTGGGCCGCCTCCAGCGGGAGGGCTCCCTCCGCGGCGTCACCCTGGAGCAGGTCTCCGAGCACCGGCGCGGGCAGCGGTTCGCGTTCATCATGGACACCCGCCTCTGCGACGGGGTGTACGCGCTCGCCGAGGGCTGCGACATGCTCGTCATCGAGTCGACCTTCCTCGACGAGGACGAGAAACTGGCCGTCGACCACGGCCACCTGACCGCAGGGCAGGCCGCCCGGGTCGCGAAGGACGCGGGCGTCCGCCACCTCGTGCTGACCCACTTCTCCCAGCGCTACAACGACCCGGAGGCGTTCGAGACCCAGGCCCGCGCCGCCGGGTTCGACGGCGAACTCACCGTCGCCCAGGACCTGATCCGCGTCCCGGTCCCCACCCGGCACCACCCCTGA
- a CDS encoding adenosine deaminase: MHLPKAELHLHIEGTLEPELAFALAERNGVTLPYATTDELRAAYAFDDLQSFLDLYYALMAVLRTEDDFAELADAYLARAAAQGVRHAEIFFDPQAHTARGVPIGTVIEGLGRALERSEETHGVSTQLILCFLRDLSAESALGTLDAAKPYLHRISAVGLDSAEVGHPPAKFRAVYEAAAALGLRKVAHAGEEGPPEYIREALDVLGVERVDHGLRCMEDPELVARLVAGRVPLTLCPLSNVRLRTVDTLKDHPLPAMLAAGLHCTVNSDDPAYFGGYAGDTFDAVRDALALGPEELRTLARNSFEAAFLDHDEERRARYLAEVEAYAFD, translated from the coding sequence GTGCACCTCCCCAAGGCAGAACTCCACCTCCACATCGAAGGCACCCTCGAACCCGAACTGGCCTTCGCCCTCGCGGAACGCAACGGGGTGACCCTGCCGTACGCCACCACCGACGAACTGCGCGCCGCCTACGCGTTCGACGACCTCCAGTCCTTCCTGGACCTCTACTACGCGCTGATGGCCGTCCTGCGCACCGAGGACGACTTCGCCGAACTCGCCGACGCCTACCTCGCCCGCGCCGCCGCCCAGGGGGTCCGGCACGCCGAGATCTTCTTCGACCCGCAGGCCCACACCGCCCGGGGCGTCCCCATCGGCACGGTCATCGAGGGCCTCGGCCGCGCACTGGAGCGCAGCGAGGAGACCCACGGCGTCTCCACCCAGCTCATCCTGTGCTTCCTGCGCGACCTGTCCGCCGAATCGGCCCTCGGCACCCTCGACGCGGCCAAGCCGTATCTGCACCGGATCAGCGCCGTGGGCCTTGACTCCGCCGAGGTCGGCCACCCGCCCGCCAAGTTCCGCGCGGTGTACGAGGCGGCCGCCGCGCTCGGTCTGCGCAAGGTGGCCCACGCGGGCGAGGAGGGCCCGCCGGAGTACATCCGGGAGGCACTGGACGTCCTCGGCGTCGAGCGCGTCGACCACGGGCTGCGCTGCATGGAGGACCCGGAGCTGGTGGCCCGGCTGGTCGCCGGCCGGGTGCCGCTCACGCTCTGCCCGCTCTCCAACGTCAGGCTGCGCACGGTCGACACGCTGAAGGACCATCCGCTGCCCGCGATGCTGGCCGCAGGACTGCACTGCACGGTCAACTCCGACGACCCCGCCTACTTCGGCGGGTACGCCGGAGACACCTTCGACGCCGTCCGTGACGCGCTCGCCCTCGGCCCGGAGGAGCTGCGCACCCTGGCCCGCAACTCCTTCGAGGCGGCCTTCCTCGACCACGACGAGGAGCGCCGGGCGCGCTATCTGGCCGAGGTCGAGGCGTACGCGTTCGACTGA
- a CDS encoding MFS transporter gives MSSRPGAAWPLVAVFTAGYLASYLLPTVVGRLSAHLGLSPAQAGLVGSALLLSSAGAGFALAGRVERFGARTPARAGLALAAVGYGSAALAGSVPLVVLGVMIGGFGSGTATAVAASGIAARRDPHRTSSLGLLTVSATAGVLYLTIPHLGGGHRLPFAAIALAALLVWPATARLDGVRAAGESSAPITGRLPHRRSGLVLAGGMLVWSMAQNALWGVSSRIGLDQAGLSEVTVGAVFAAALGAGLLGVTGAGLLGARLGRAVPIGLGTVVIAASIVLSSSARDLGSFATGEILWNTVYPVVLSYLIGLAASLDVRGRWAVLAGSASSVGVACGPLLGSVLSEEAGYPAMGLVLGAATLLVAAPVTAVALHTGGRPLVPGSVRRRGGAPAALLAATTGGGLSGAVPKLGSPEQPVTELRVRRGRLVRSAIRTAGPDGGSGQSNAYASTSAR, from the coding sequence ATGTCCTCGCGCCCTGGTGCCGCGTGGCCCTTGGTGGCCGTGTTCACCGCCGGTTACCTCGCCTCCTATCTGCTGCCCACCGTCGTCGGCCGGCTCAGCGCCCATCTCGGGCTGAGCCCCGCCCAGGCCGGTCTGGTCGGCAGCGCCCTGCTCCTCAGCTCGGCCGGCGCCGGCTTCGCCCTCGCGGGCCGGGTCGAGCGGTTCGGGGCCCGTACCCCCGCCCGCGCCGGACTGGCACTGGCCGCCGTCGGCTACGGCAGTGCCGCGCTCGCCGGGTCCGTACCGCTGGTGGTGCTCGGTGTGATGATCGGCGGATTCGGCTCGGGCACGGCGACGGCGGTCGCGGCGTCCGGGATCGCCGCCCGGCGCGACCCGCACCGCACGTCCTCGCTCGGGCTGCTCACCGTGTCCGCCACGGCGGGCGTCCTCTATCTGACGATTCCTCATCTCGGCGGCGGCCACCGGCTTCCGTTCGCCGCGATCGCGCTGGCGGCCCTGCTCGTCTGGCCCGCGACCGCCCGGCTCGACGGTGTACGGGCCGCCGGGGAGAGCAGTGCGCCCATCACCGGCAGGCTGCCGCACCGCCGCTCCGGGCTCGTCCTGGCGGGCGGCATGCTCGTCTGGTCCATGGCGCAGAACGCCCTGTGGGGCGTGAGCAGCCGCATCGGCCTCGACCAGGCGGGACTGTCCGAGGTCACCGTGGGCGCGGTGTTCGCCGCCGCGCTCGGCGCGGGGCTGCTCGGCGTGACGGGCGCCGGGCTGCTCGGCGCGCGGCTCGGCCGGGCGGTGCCGATCGGGCTCGGGACCGTGGTCATCGCCGCGAGCATCGTGCTCAGTTCCTCGGCCCGGGACCTCGGGTCGTTCGCGACCGGCGAGATCCTGTGGAACACCGTCTACCCGGTGGTCCTGTCCTACCTGATCGGGCTGGCCGCCTCGCTGGACGTACGCGGCCGGTGGGCGGTGCTGGCGGGCTCGGCCTCCTCGGTGGGGGTGGCCTGCGGCCCGCTGCTGGGAAGCGTGCTCTCCGAGGAGGCCGGCTATCCGGCGATGGGGCTGGTCCTGGGGGCGGCCACCCTGCTGGTCGCCGCCCCGGTGACCGCCGTGGCGCTGCACACCGGCGGCCGTCCGCTGGTGCCCGGTTCGGTGCGCCGTCGCGGTGGCGCTCCGGCCGCGCTGCTCGCCGCCACCACCGGCGGCGGCCTGTCCGGCGCGGTGCCGAAGCTCGGCTCACCGGAGCAACCCGTCACCGAACTGCGCGTACGGCGCGGGCGGCTGGTGCGCAGCGCGATCCGGACCGCCGGTCCGGACGGCGGATCCGGTCAGTCGAACGCGTACGCCTCGACCTCGGCCAGATAG
- a CDS encoding carbohydrate kinase family protein: MSTDTPGIDPLEALRAPRDPACDVFLTGPVFLDIIFTGLDSAPVRGTESWARGMGSSPGGVANMATALARLGLRTSLAAAFGDDHYGEYCWDALEQGEGIDLSMSHTVPGWHSPVTVSMAYEGERTMVSHGHEAPAPAGPGTSSAAPGPGTSSAAPGPGPAGPGTPAAAAGTATSGGAGAPDFPRCPPRARAAIASLAPGRSEPWVAAAARGGALVFGDVGWDETGRWDLDALPDLAHCEAFLPNAEEAMRYTRTDCPRAAAHALAERVPLAVVTLGAEGAYAVDGRTGTAAAVPAIEVEALDPTGAGDVFVAGFVTGTLAAWPLADRLAFAGLTAALSVQEFGGSLSAPGWAEIAAWWQLIRTCDRQDPAALERYAFLEDLLPATARAWPLRRAVPTIGFRQ, encoded by the coding sequence GTGAGCACAGACACTCCGGGCATCGACCCGCTGGAGGCGCTGCGCGCCCCGCGCGACCCCGCCTGCGACGTCTTCCTGACGGGCCCGGTCTTCCTCGACATCATCTTCACGGGCCTCGACAGCGCCCCGGTGCGGGGCACCGAGTCCTGGGCCCGGGGGATGGGCTCCAGCCCCGGCGGCGTCGCCAACATGGCCACCGCCCTCGCCCGCCTCGGGCTGCGCACCTCCCTCGCCGCCGCCTTCGGGGACGACCACTACGGCGAGTACTGCTGGGACGCCCTGGAGCAGGGCGAGGGCATCGACCTGTCGATGTCGCACACCGTCCCCGGCTGGCACTCCCCGGTCACCGTCTCGATGGCGTACGAGGGTGAGCGCACGATGGTCTCGCACGGCCACGAGGCCCCCGCCCCGGCCGGACCGGGAACCTCGTCGGCGGCCCCCGGGCCCGGCACCTCGTCGGCGGCCCCCGGGCCCGGCCCGGCCGGACCCGGAACCCCGGCCGCGGCCGCCGGAACCGCCACCTCCGGCGGAGCCGGAGCCCCGGACTTCCCGCGGTGCCCGCCGCGCGCCCGCGCCGCCATCGCCTCGCTCGCCCCCGGCCGGAGCGAGCCCTGGGTGGCGGCCGCCGCCCGTGGCGGTGCGCTGGTCTTCGGCGACGTCGGGTGGGACGAGACCGGCCGCTGGGACCTGGACGCCCTGCCCGACCTCGCGCACTGCGAGGCGTTCCTGCCCAACGCCGAGGAGGCGATGCGCTACACCCGGACCGACTGCCCGCGCGCCGCCGCGCACGCGCTCGCCGAACGGGTCCCGCTCGCCGTGGTCACCCTCGGCGCGGAGGGCGCGTACGCCGTCGACGGGCGCACCGGCACCGCCGCCGCGGTGCCCGCCATCGAGGTGGAGGCGCTCGATCCGACCGGGGCGGGGGACGTCTTCGTCGCCGGTTTCGTGACCGGCACCCTCGCCGCCTGGCCGCTCGCCGACCGCCTCGCCTTCGCCGGGCTCACGGCCGCGCTCTCGGTCCAGGAGTTCGGCGGCTCGCTCTCCGCCCCCGGCTGGGCCGAGATCGCCGCCTGGTGGCAGCTGATCCGCACCTGCGACCGCCAGGACCCGGCCGCCCTGGAGCGCTACGCCTTCCTGGAGGACCTGCTGCCCGCCACGGCCCGCGCCTGGCCGCTGCGGCGCGCGGTGCCCACGATCGGCTTCCGTCAGTGA